Proteins encoded together in one Rhipicephalus sanguineus isolate Rsan-2018 chromosome 9, BIME_Rsan_1.4, whole genome shotgun sequence window:
- the LOC119405090 gene encoding nuclear pore complex protein Nup160 — protein MLEGNKYVKFVEVPLRETSPPKWKELTINTGAAQSTLEDIKLTERAGGYAYQEDPASGIATRNRFIYWKTNHNVLELTEESLDVDLIGNRLRLRFQHTPLLEGVSVFETRSNLVVLAATIASVHRLSFPHPRLLNPNIGSASPYSMRSVFFDTSATLLRDYHVLNHAGLGTTLSHNSCSWLGANGEAIFVLGTNTSTLFVVSIDPQDAGGKVSTMEIRKSASVTRFLSGILPASMRGDEASLSLVCHQADDDIFIFALSRDLRIRQWSYRSQDLLSVCSVLDHWPASKSTSSGLGGRQSCMVKATDSSSSGVDVYLGVYACFPEGNQFFVFQPIQPQGGGYKLVLLASVRAPENDLVDFCLMGSTLWTLWVQENDEPLVCTVCIDALDSPSGKWAGVHLQPSVPPEKDYVPAPLDPREHYLEKIIGRSVYSFNTLWKVLGTYARRGEHSADHGGRSLKEEIMITIEAEIRAGIAELELGDQDYVSLASHHWGKFDYACTEYHAVGLKPLGLFVDPNTGMAALIRRDHVSLLRPCEWQESCMLSEVLPPWCSEVADEGVQILASCLKMIDSCLTQEVLAEFSQGLHFVEDIQGLIDRVVFHLLSPEYSIVVKKIIDTVHTNLPSLKNLIDSMNLSQVSPCTRLQGLHSNAWQSLFGSATGCSFIAGCLQQVMQFRFTFCRNLLVLQGLIVAAGQNRGALDRQLSLIGRKLIPETQRLVQAYYAALWVTESEGSPLSNPLEGGIKGMSISSGADGFGVISQNAEQCGLVWIFLRNGGGEAVRRQLCEKGPPEASQIWAPILPSFISTAAELIWPLSDNCVFLRSLLELSQHLQLQEYVRLLTDWCDNNRETRMYLLATSFLVCHEFHKACMLYQKLANEHVPTEPYIMQQIQRVGSSDPPSEQSLLPLYYRQVIKAFTDAPECVITLAEAALKCTPKDDSHVPGLWSLLFKHQLQLGHITEAYHAMIQNPLADDRNNCLQQLVIVLCERGQLSTLVNFPFKGVESDVIRILEARARATDVLERHYYDVLYCMHINAKKYRRAASAMYEHAFRLQQEAGTLEALKRQELCLLAAINCLLLVKPEDAWVAMPLPVGRAADRSPKRDSMGEEIPHAPTRKVEVIQVEDIRRKLSLVRAWLLLSSSSRDPITLPLSPDETVLLLVGSGHFNIAIHICKQFSMNLDPVFEGVVQQCIKSSPVQTMQSARAINPQWIIENPKAVLDIPGQAWLLLRHYLEQYEKEPGTTRYHRLVASKLLCNGFLLPPWLTESYKERDAPELLRLLMVYSRLEEATDISIEYVDAVLGKGKEYFGLTSALHASSPPVWLPHTTFDRLLVALKSSANTESQYQKLNQKLKDYFKTLERVSLAMRR, from the coding sequence ATGCTCGAAGGCAACAAATACGTGAAGTTCGTCGAGGTCCCTTTGCGCGAGACGTCGCCACCGAAATGGAAAGAGCTCACCATCAACACGGGTGCGGCTCAGAGTACGCTCGAAGACATCAAGCTCACCGAGCGCGCCGGAGGCTACGCTTACCAAGAAGACCCGGCGTCCGGCATAGCGACGCGCAACCGATTCATCTACTGGAAGACCAACCACAACGTTTTGGAGCTGACCGAGGAGTCGCTGGACGTGGATCTCATCGGGAACAGGCTGCGTCTGCGCTTCCAGCACACGCCGCTGCTGGAAGGCGTGTCCGTCTTCGAGACCCGAAGCAACCTGGTCGTTCTCGCCGCGACCATAGCGAGTGTGCACCGGCTCTCCTTTCCGCACCCTCGTTTGCTGAATCCGAACATCGGGTCCGCCTCTCCGTACAGCATGCGATCCGTCTTCTTCGACACGTCGGCTACGCTGCTTAGAGACTACCACGTACTGAACCACGCCGGTCTCGGTACCACACTGTCACACAACTCGTGCAGCTGGCTGGGAGCCAATGGCGAAGCCATCTTCGTGCTCGGTACTAACACTTCCACGCTCTTCGTGGTGTCCATCGACCCGCAGGAtgcgggcggcaaggtgtccACCATGGAGATTCGAAAGAGCGCCAGCGTGACTCGCTTTCTGAGCGGCATCCTTCCGGCGTCGATGCGAGGAGACGAGGCGTCCCTAAGTCTCGTGTGCCACCAGGCGGACGACGACATCTTCATCTTCGCCCTGTCCAGGGACCTGCGCATCCGGCAGTGGTCGTACAGGAGCCAAGACTTGCTCTCCGTGTGTTCCGTGCTGGACCACTGGCCGGCGTCCAAGTCCACGTCGTCGGGACTCGGCGGCCGCCAGTCGTGTATGGTGAAGGCGACCGACAGCTCGTCGTCGGGCGTAGACGTCTACCTCGGCGTCTACGCATGCTTTCCGGAGGGCAACCAGTTCTTCGTCTTCCAGCCGATCCAGCCTCAGGGCGGCGGCTACAAGTTGGTTCTCCTGGCGAGCGTCCGGGCCCCGGAGAACGACCTCGTCGACTTTTGTCTCATGGGTTCGACTCTCTGGACCCTGTGGGTCCAGGAAAACGACGAGCCGCTCGTCTGCACCGTGTGCATCGACGCGCTCGACAGCCCCAGCGGCAAATGGGCCGGCGTCCACCTGCAGCCCAGTGTCCCGCCAGAGAAGGACTACGTGCCTGCCCCACTGGACCCGCGAGAACACTACCTCGAGAAAATCATTGGACGAAGTGTCTACTCCTTCAACACCCTTTGGAAAGTATTGGGGACGTACGCCCGGCGTGGAGAGCACTCTGCTGATCACGGCGGCCGTAGTCTAAAAGAGGAAATCATGATCACCATTGAAGCGGAAATTCGTGCCGGCATTGCGGAGCTTGAGCTTGGCGACCAAGACTACGTGAGCCTGGCCTCGCATCATTGGGGAAAATTTGATTACGCCTGCACGGAATATCACGCCGTGGGCCTGAAACCACTCGGTTTGTTTGTGGACCCAAACACGGGGATGGCAGCCCTCATTCGACGTGACCACGTGTCCTTGCTGAGGCCATGCGAGTGGCAAGAAAGCTGTATGCTCTCTGAAGTACTTCCACCATGGTGCAGTGAAGTGGCAGATGAAGGTGTTCAAATTCTTGCGTCCTGCCTCAAGATGATCGATTCATGTTTGACTCAGGAGGTGTTGGCCGAGTTTTCACAAGGCCTGCATTTCGTGGAGGACATTCAGGGCCTGATTGACAGGGTCGTTTTCCACCTTTTGAGCCCGGAGTACAGCATCGTAGTGAAAAAAATCATTGACACCGTTCACACTAACTTGCCATCACTGAAGAATCTTATCGATTCCATGAACCTTTCACAAGTGAGCCCATGCACAAGACTGCAAGGTCTCCACTCCAATGCGTGGCAGTCTTTGTTTGGGAGCGCAACTGGTTGCAGTTTCATTGCCGGGTGTCTGCAACAAGTGATGCAGTTTCGTTTTACGTTCTGCCGAAATCTGCTGGTGCTGCAGGGTCTTATAGTTGCTGCTGGACAGAACAGGGGTGCTTTGGACCGTCAACTAAGCCTAATCGGGCGAAAGCTCATTCCCGAGACGCAGAGACTTGTGCAGGCGTACTACGCAGCCCTGTGGGTCACAGAATCCGAAGGCAGCCCTCTGTCGAATCCCCTCGAAGGTGGCATCAAAGGGATGTCCATAAGCAGCGGCGCCGACGGTTTTGGCGTCATCAGCCAGAATGCAGAACAGTGCGGCCTTGTCTGGATCTTCCTGAGGAATGGAGGTGGAGAGGCGGTGAGGCGACAACTCTGCGAAAAGGGCCCACCTGAGGCAAGCCAAATCTGGGCGCCCATCCTTCCGTCGTTCATATCCACAGCCGCAGAGCTTATCTGGCCTCTTTCGGATAACTGTGTTTTCCTGAGGTCCTTGCTAGAGCTCTCTCAGCACCTCCAGTTGCAGGAGTATGTCCGGCTGTTGACAGACTGGTGCGACAACAATCGGGAGACTAGAATGTACCTCCTAGCCACCAGCTTTCTAGTGTGTCATGAGTTCCACAAGGCTTGCATGCTCTACCAGAAGCTGGCAAATGAGCACGTCCCCACAGAACCTTACATAATGCAGCAGATTCAGAGAGTGGGAAGCAGTGATCCACCATCCGAACAATCCCTGCTGCCCCTGTACTATCGGCAAGTGATCAAGGCATTCACAGATGCCCCCGAATGTGTAATCACTCTGGCAGAAGCAGCTCTGAAGTGCACGCCCAAGGATGACTCCCACGTCCCTGGGTTGTGGTCACTGCTGTTTAAGCACCAACTGCAGCTGGGTCACATCACTGAAGCTTATCATGCCATGATACAAAATCCCCTCGCTGATGACCGCAACAATTGCCTGCAACAGTTAGTCATTGTATTGTGTGAAAGGGGTCAGCTTTCGACATTAGTCAACTTCCCATTCAAAGGCGTTGAAAGCGACGTCATCCGCATCCTGGAAGCACGTGCAAGAGCAACTGATGTTCTGGAACGGCATTACTACGATGTTCTGTATTGCATGCACATCAATGCAAAGAAGTATCGAAGAGCTGCGTCGGCAATGTACGAGCACGCCTTCCGGCTTCAGCAGGAAGCTGGCACGCTGGAAGCCCTCAAGCGGCAAGAACTGTGCCTCCTTGCTGCCATCAACTGCTTGCTGCTTGTGAAGCCTGAAGATGCCTGGGTCGCCATGCCACTACCCGTTGGCAGGGCAGCAGATCGGTCGCCAAAGCGCGACAGCATGGGCGAAGAGATTCCACATGCACCGACCAGGAAAGTAGAGGTGATCCAAGTTGAAGACATCCGGCGTAAGTTGAGTCTGGTGCGTGCGTGGCTTCTGCTCAGCAGCTCTAGCAGAGATCCCATAACGTTGCCGCTCTCTCCCGACGAAACTGTTCTTCTTCTGGTGGGCTCCGGCCACTTCAACATTGCCATTCACatttgcaagcagttttctatgAACCTCGATCCCGTGTTTGAGGGAGTCGTCCAGCAGTGTATAAAAAGCTCGCCCGTGCAAACGATGCAGAGTGCTAGGGCCATCAATCCGCAGTGGATCATCGAAAATCCGAAGGCAGTGCTAGACATTCCTGGACAGGCGTGGCTCCTCCTTCGACACTACCTGGAGCAGTACGAAAAAGAGCCAGGAACGACTCGTTACCACCGCCTCGTTGCGAGCAAGCTTTTGTGCAACGGCTTCTTGCTTCCACCTTGGCTGACTGAATCCTACAAGGAGCGCGACGCTCCGGAACTCTTGCGGCTTCTGATGGTGTATTCGCGCTTGGAAGAGGCGACAGACATATCGATCGAGTACGTCGATGCTGTGCTGGGAAAAGGAAAAGAATACTTTGGCTTGACCTCGGCACTGCATGCCAGCTCCCCTCCTGTCTGGTTGCCCCACACAACTTTCGACCGCCTCCTCGTGGCACTGAAGAGCTCGGCCAACACGGAAAGCCAATATCAGAAACTGAACCAGAAGTTGAAGGACTACTTTAAGACTCTCGAACGGGTGTCTCTTGCCATGCGAAGATGA